The genome window GAAAATGCCTGTCTCTCTTATAAGCCAACACAATTATCACATCCCCTAAGAAGTCTTCCTCAACACTGCCACTGCAGTTTATGGACCCCgtctcaaaataatgtttttacatGCATAACATTAAATACTTAAGATTATAAAGAAAACCCATTATATCAAAACACTgcaattgtttatatatttgtctttcacCAGACTCTGTGTAATTGGAGGGTAGGTATTATGTTTTGTCAGCTTTCCAGCTCCATTACTGCCACACAGTGCATGCTTGATAATTAACTGATGATTTCAAATATtgtgtaatattattttttttaaagattttatttatttatttgacagacagagatcacaagtaggcagagaggcaggcagagagagaggaggaagcaggctccctgctgagcagagagcccgatgtgggactcgatcccaggaccctgagatcatgacccgagctgaaggcagcggcttaacccactgagccacccaggcaccccagtattgtgtaatattatttttaaaggtaacaGTGTCCTCTAAATCTATTCACTCATTGACTGAATACTGCCTGTAGTAAATATAAGTAATTTCATCCAATTCCTGCATGTACTACTTAGTAATTCTCAGGTaaatcattttccaaaaatatgaGGGCATTACATAATATTAAAGTTTGTAGAGAAGATCACCTAGCCATTATTTCATATGCTTGTATGTTATATATCTGTATAAATTTGATAACTATCCACATTTGTATGTGTATAAGGAgagattaatataattttataataggaTAGGGTAGGATAAAGGATagattaatataatataattttataatagattaatataatataattaatataatatagatTAAACTGATGAATAGCCACCAACCGACAAGTGTCTTAGGTTAACTTAATTtggattaagttttttttttttttaagatttttttttaaatttatttgacggacagatcacaagtaggcagagaggcaggcagagagagagaggaggaggaggcaggctccctgctgagcagagagcccaatgtgaggctctatcccaggaccctgggatcatgaaggcagaggctttaaacactgagccacccaggtgcccctggattaaGTTTTTTAACTGAGTTTTAATTTCCTGCTTCCTCTACCATATATATCTGGCCTCAGTAGACTATGCCAGAAAAATATTCGACCCAGCATAAATCTAGGAGCTTCGACTTAAATACCTATAAATACCAATGACAACTGTGACCCAGGCACCTGCCTTAGAGTTAGAGCCCCAACCATAACTACCCTCAAGAACGCAAAGTACTGCTGAACTCTGGAGTAGAGCCTCTTAATCATTTCTGTGCCGTGGACCCTCATGGACAATCCGAAGTTTATGGACCCcttctcaaaataatgtttttacatGCATAACACTAAATACTTAAGATTATAAAGAAAACCCATTATATCAAAATGGGGTTATCAAAAAATTAGCAAATTTTGTTACAGTATATGTGTGCCTCCTTATTAACACATAAATCACAAAGTCTACTGGTAGGACCAATAACTTCTGtatatttcaaaacagaaaggCGTTTAAACCCTATTTCAAGATCTCAAGATAATACAATaggaaatatgtatttctattaGTGACATTACAGGTATTGCTATTAATACGTTTGTTCCCTACACCATAATGGAAGGAACTGCTAAATTTCCGTTAGAAGTtggtgaaaataaatatgtaatttttttcacatCCACGTACAGAAATTTCCCAGATAGAGAATCCTTGCTTCACAGACATAGGTCTGGAAGAGTACACACTAGACTGAGTGGGGTGGAGTAGGGGGTGcagagaagagcaaaaagaagttttaacattttcaaattctaaattatttgttgtttttttacagaaatactatatatttatgtattcctTGTGGAAAAATCATAGTATAACCCAAACTCTAGGTCGAAAGCTACTGCTGCATAGGGAGGAAGAGGGCCACCAGATGCCAAGCCCTTCAGCCTCCTCCCACCACAACCCCCACCACCCTACCCTCACTGCTGGCAGGAAACACCGTTTTTGTCATTGTCTCACCGTTAGCACTTTCACAGTGAAGTCACAAACCTTCAATCTCCCATGCACATGAACCCATTGgttgaaagacagagatagagCCAATCCACAGTTAAATGATAGGCATCCTGTGTTTATATTGATAATATATTCTCTCAAGATACTAGGACAATATTTCAGTTCAGTAGTGGACCACTTATCTACCCTTTATAATTCTGTCTTATGAGAAGATGCTTCTAGATTCCAAATATCTTGATGGTTTGCAGGAGAACATCTGAacatgtgggggcgcctgggtggctcagttggttgagcctctgccttcagctcaggtcatgatctcagggtcctgggatcaagcccggtgtccagctctctgctcagcagggagcctgtttcccctgccctctctctctgcctgcctctctgcctacttgtcatctctctctctctgtcaaataaataattttttttaatttaaaaaaaaaaagaacatctgaaCATGTGTATTCATAAGCCAAAGACCCGAGCATTTATTAAATGTCCAAAGTGTTCATCGGCATACTAGGTGATACACTGACTTTTGAATTGGGAGTAGTATGAGGCAGTAAGTATTAAAGGGCTCTTTTTGTGTAAATGGAACAACCACTACCTTTTCACAGATGATGCTTTGCTTTCTTTAGGAATAAAGATGGCTACTAACCCAGTAGAAGACAACTGCATCAACTTTGTGGGAATGAAATTTATTGACAATACACTTTACTTTGTAGGTAAGCCTAAAGCCATAGGCCAAATAAGGGTTCAGATAAATATATGCAGCTAGAAAAGATGTGTGAGGTGAACTCTTAAGTGCTTCTTTTTCTGTCACCAAATTCCACTGTAATACTAATAATGCTcttctctggaaagaaaaaaaatgggcttcTAGAAATTAGCCACAATATGTCCCACATTTTAGCACCTCATGCTACCACATGTCTTGGCTCTTTAGTTAACAGTAGCCAACTCATAAGGTGGCTTCAGGTGCACATCATGAAAATCCCACAGAACTGGGCACATTCAGGGAATATAATTTCCCAAAACAAACTGGCAAATCATATAAGAAATACCTTACATCTAGAGTTCTGTGAGTGAGTTATaccattttatgtaaatatatttgaaatataaaaacagattCTAATGATTAATCTTTGATGGGCAGTTTGGCTTCACTTGAAAGGCTGGCTTCATCTGAAAGCTTCATAGAAAGTCCCTACATGACTTTCCACTTAAACAATCAAAGTAAGAGTAAATctatcattttataaaacttcCTTTTAACTGAAAATTTGAATTTATAAACCCTGGATATAGGTCTTATATCTAATTACCTGAGAACACACTAAATCTAATGAGCTTCATTTTACGGGACCTTTGGgatgattatataatattacttgTGGAGGCCTACAAAGGCCATCATTGGTAAAATAGGGGTTAAATATTGGGGAATGACAGGAGAGTAATGAAATGGTAGGGTAAAAGATATTCTGATTGAAATATAgaatttaacatattttgtttctcttttttcccctttagctGAAAATGATGGTAAAGTATAAATTTGTTTCTCTATCTTTGTAAAATAAGTAACTACTTTAGAAAGCATCTCTCAGACACATCCATATCATCACTCTCAGCTGAGAGAAACTGGTACAGTTTCAGTATATTTGAGAGGCGAATCTTCCCACAGAAGAATGTGGGCTCCATAGCATTGCCTTGGAATAAAGATGACCATAAGGGATACAAAGAAGAACTTCCCCCAAAATATGCTGCTTTCTACATCTTAGGAAATTCTCTAGCTCTTAGAATCTACAAAGTAGACTTCACCTGTTACACAGATCCTGAGATTCGCAGGAAGTTATGaattttctggaggaaaaagGGATTGAAGAAGAGAATTGTCCAAAATTACGAGAATCCTCCTTCTTCAACCCTCTTTCTCGGAAATGCTTTGGGAGGAAACCTCGGAGGCTCCCAGGGGCAGAGAATTCTGGAAATAGAGGAGATGGGGAAGGGTAGAGCAAGCAGAACTGTGAGGCTGAGTCCTTGTGTCTTATTAAGATGTGGATGCACCCACTCCTTGTCCCGGCATTCAGGTAAGATCGTACCCATGTCTGGCCTGTGATCCTCTAACATACTCCCAGATTATTAAAGCCCTTTCGTTTCTCatgcttttccttaaaaatgtcaCTTTTACCATTCTTAAGGTGACCCTTACTGGACTAGAAATAGAAGATAGCTTCTTTTTGGGGGgataaaaaaagctatttttttcatgtttcctttattccctcagctttattgagatataattgacccATAATTCGTTGTGTTTCTTAAAGACTCCCCTACTCtccttttatttaattcaatacaTATTGGCATCTGTAGCCCAGGCACTAGGTTAAGCAGTAGGTTACAATGGTGAACAAAACATGGTTCCTATGGGAAGAAGCAGGCACATCACAAAGGCAGTTGGAATATGGTATATTGAGTTTACAAAGGCACAGGATGCTACGGGAACACATAGAAGGGGCACCTAATTCAGTCCATTAGATTCTGGGAGGGACATTTTGAAGGAGGGACAGATTTGAAGAGTGAATCAGAGTTAGCCAGAGAAAGTATTCGAGACAGGAAGAAGACCACATGCAAAGGCCAAGATATGAAAGGAAGCATGGCACCTATGGGGAATAAAAGTAACGTAGAATGGGAGTAGGGGAATGGAGTGAGAAGAATAATAAATAGGGTGCAGATAAAGAAGGTTCTCTTATTCCAAGATAGGGAATTCGGATCTTATCTTTGGGATAATGGGGACTCATTAAGCACAATTTATATGATCTGGAATACAGAGTagtttgccattaaaaaaaagagatccaAAAATTCAGTAACTGAATAAGATAGAAAATGCTTCTGTCAAACACAAGTCCAAGTAGGTAGTTCAGGATTAGTATGGCTAGATAACGTCTGATGATGTTGAGAACTCAAGTTTCTTTTCTCGTTATTCTGGCATCCCTAAGCTGTTGAACTCACTCACATACTTGAAAGGCTTTATCGTACTTCCTGGGTCCATATCCCAGCTGGCAAGAAAGGGTTCAAAGTAGGAGGAAGACAGCGCCGTTTCCTTGAAAGGCTCTACTTGGAAGTCATACACATCAATTGTACTCATTCCATCCATTAGAATCTAGTCATGTGGCCACACCAACTTTGAGGAAATctgaaaatattatctttattctgGGCGGCTATGTGCCTCATTAAAATTCAGAGATATCGGGATCATCTCTctgaattttaactttaattaaaagTGAATTATAATTGCTTCTGGCTTCAGTATAAGGAATTGAGGTGTGGACCGAACGGGGGGATACCAATTTCGAGGCTACTGCTGTAGTCTCTGTAAGAAATGATGGTAACATGAATTAAGGTAGGCACCATGGGTCAGTGAAGAGCTGTGGAGAGATTTTAGAAATACTTGGAAGAGTCAACAGGATGTGATTAGGGCTAGATTtaggagatggagaaaaagacagaggaaatgATGGCTCCATTTTTTCACTTAGGCAGTTTGTACCATTCCACTAAATAGGATACACAAAGGGAAGAGCAAGGTACAGAAGTATGTGGAgcaaagaggaagacaaaaattTAGTTTTGGATCTTATCTGTGGGACATCCTAGTGGAAATGTCCAGGAGACCCTTGGACATATGGTTCAGAGCTCAGGATGAAAATCTGGGCTGGTTATATAGATGTAGGAGACTTATGCATAGAACTAGCATCTGAAGCTAtaggaataaaaagacaaatcagaGGAAATGTGTAGAGGGGAAAAGTAAAAGCCAAGGATTAAACTGAGAAATACCTACATTTAAAGGAtgcagtagaaaaataaaatagcaataatctGGGAGTATGTTAGAGGATCACAGACCAGACATGGGTATGACCCTACCTGAATGCCACGTAAAGTAAAGAACAGAGCAGAGTAaccaaagaggaaggagaaaaaccaagagaaTGCCACAGAATCCCAGGAGAGCCTTTCAAGCTCTAGAGGTCATGGGCACCCTGCTGGATTTTGTAGCCTTGAAAACCAATGGCTGGAAAGTCTCTATTACATTCAGCAACAGGAAATTAGGCAACCTCCTCAAATGTAGTTTGATGGAGAAATGGAGGCAGATGGGAGaaatgggtggttcagtgggttaagtgtcggacttcggctcaggtcatgatcccagtgtcgtgtgatggagccccgtgtggggctctctgctcagtctaCCTCTCCCTGTCCATCTGCCTCTcacccagctcatgttctcttttgctctatctcaaataaataaatgaaagcttttttaaaaaagaaaaagaaatggaggcagACGGCAATTAGTGGAAGAGCAAATGGCAAGGAAGTGACACAGACAACTCTTGCCAGAAGCATGACTATTAAAAGGAAGAGAGATACATGGCCAGCTACAGAGGGAATATTGTTGacagagaaattttaaatctCAAAGTGAAAAGagctttatgtttttcttattataaaaacaatatgcttattataaataatttttaggcAATGAagtgaagaataagaaaaataaaaacatgaaagtaaCCCAGGAATAATCATTGCTACCATTTTGATCCAATAGTCCCACACATCTTTCAGTACATGTCATACTATACCTAAGCTACTTTAAACACACATGCGCATCTTTCCATAGCAATGAATAATTACAATTATATTCAATTTGTGATCTTCCATAGTAAGGGCCTCTCAAGATGTTTTTGATTAATCCCCAATTGGCGGCATTTAAATTGTTTGCAGTTTGTTGCTATTGTTAACAATGCTCCTACAAGCAATTGGgtactgaaatatttatgcatttgcCTGATTGTTTCTTTAGAATAAGATACAGGAAGTCACATGGCCGGGTTGGTAGAAGACAGAGGATGATTGGTAAATCAAGGTTTCAGTAGAAGACACATACGGAGCACAGAAGGGGTCAGCCCTGGACACCAGAAGGGTcactttttccatattttccctTGGTGGCAAGAAGGGCAGTGGAAATAACTCGGGGTGCCACAGTTACACTTATAAGTGGAGTGGCAGGAAATCATCTGCTGAAGTGAAAGCAGAGGTGACGGTGTAGAGAGCCTTAGGAGACAGGAGAAGATTTGGGACTGCAGGTCTGGACTACAGAAGAGGACTAAACTGGAACAGAAAGGAAGTGTTGACAATCGGTGAATTTGTGACACCAATTTGTACATGTGTATAATTGTTCACTGGCAAAGCTCAGCAGCCAGGTTTGGGGTTTTGTAGTTGGAGGACAAATAAATTCTGGATTTAAGGTACTGGCAAAAGTGTAGATAAAATGATGAGCCATGAGGTCCAGGCTGCatagagaagaaagggaagacaggaagaggttagacagagagaaaatgtaaGAGGCAGGGGGACTCTGAAGTAGAGGAAAAGCTTAAGAAAGCTAAAAGGATGGGAGATTGTGGTTAGAAAATAGGATATTTGACCATAAGACTGTAGAGAAAGAGTAGTTCTGGGTGATAACAAGAAGTGGGGTGTGCTCTTGGAAGTGGGTTAGAAAACACCGTGCAACGTTGCCCAAGCTGCTTCGGTACCAGAAGATTACAATTAGTAGCTATTGAAAACTGAAACATATAGTATGCTTATTTGTaaatttagaggggaaaaaacacatttttaaatgaaatttaatgtgCATTGTAGACAACCTGGAATCGGATTACTTTGGCAAGCTTGAACCTAGACTCTCTATCATACGAAATTTGAACGACCAAGTTCTCTTCGTTAATGAGGGCAATCAACCAGTGTTTGAAGATATGCCTGATTCTGACTGTacaggtattatttttttaacacatatttgtaatataaaaGTGATAAGCTacttcttcccattccatttaaCTACCTCTGTTTCTCTATGATAGTCCTAATCCTCAGATGAAAAGTCCTAGGAGCAGTAATAATTTCATTCACAGGAAACTTAATAGGGTATtccgcatttttttttttttgctggggtGAAAAATTGATGCAATAAAGACATTGCTAAGGGTCATGCTGTGAGCCTACATGTGGATCACCAATCCCTTCACTGTAATTGCATTAACTAGGATCTCTACATGGACCCTTGGTACCTGCTGCTTATAGCTGAAATTGCTGATGGCATTttcaaaactcaaaattaaaaataaatacacaacggggcgcctgggtggctcagtgggttaaagcctctgctttcggctcaggtcatgatcccagggtcctgggatcgagccccgcatcgggctctctgctcagcagggagcctgcttcctcctctctctctgtctgcctctctgcctacttgtgatctctgtctgtcaaataaataaataaatctttgaaaaaaaaataaaaataaaaataaaaataaatacacaagcaTTTCAAGTTCAGTCTGTCTTACACCAGAAATTTAGAGTGCCTTACAAAGGGAATCAGTTCACTGGGCCTTCCAAAGTCTGAATTCCAAATATCAGAGTTGAGACAGAGTTGAAACAGTGGAGgtgtacttttgaaaaaaaactaaatttttacCTTAacgtatttttttaatgttctatttagcatttgaaagttaaaaacaatcttttaatGAACTCAAAGTATCTGTACAACCCTCAAAAAGTTGCATTTGTGTTATAATACGCATGTGAATGTGTTTTAAAGTTAACTGGCTGAATCTCAGAATAATGATAATGGGTCTGTTAAGGTTTAGCCTTAGGCTAACTTCCATAAATACTGATTTGCAAAACTTCTTCTAACTTCTCATTTATTAATGTTTGTTTCAGAAAACGCATCCCATACCGTATTtatcataaatatgtataaagaTAGCCTCACCAGAGGTCTGGCGGTAACCATCTCTGTGATGTGTAATAGAATGTCTACTCTGTCCTGTAAGAACAAAACTATTTCCTTTAAGGTAAGACTGACTTGTTTGAGTCATGTTTGtgtgcaaaatttaaaaaccccaataccttgggagcctgggtggctcagtgggttaagccgctgccttcggctcaggtcatgatctcagggtcctgggatcgagtcccgcattgggctctctgctcagtagggagcctgtttcctcctctctctctctctgcctgcctctctgcctacttgtgatctctctctgtcaaataaataaaaataaaatcttaaaaaaaaaaaaacaacccaatacCTTCAGTCCAAACTTTTATCTAGAACAAGAATAGCAAGAAGCAGAGAAGCCTTAAAATGGATTGTTACTAATAATTGTCAGACTCTCTAACTTATTGCAATCACATCATGGTTTTTCTGAGCCTGCTGTATGGAGGAACAGGCACAAGACTTGTTTCAGAACCCAGGTCTTCTGAATAATCAACCTAtagataaagtaaaaatatacagTACAGACATGAattatcaatatatattaaagaatggcttgtggggtgcctgggtgactccgttgttaagtgtctgccttcagctcaggtcatgatcccagggtcctgggatagagcctgcatcaggatccctgctcagtgggaagcctgcctctccctctctactcccccctgcttgtgttccttctttcactgtctctctccctctctgtcaaataaataaataaaacttaaaaaaaaaaaagaaagaaagaaagaaaagaaaaggaagaaagaaagaatttcacttaaaaaaaaaaaaaaagaatggcttgtGACTTTCCACAATGAGTCCTGCCACACAGAATGAAGCCAACTGTCCTTCTATAAGCCTTCTCCTTTGTAAATTATGATGATATTTTAATCCTTAATTATTTCATTCCTGCTTCTTAGCCTAAATCTTGGCTATATCCTTCAGCTTTCaattaatatatgttattttcttatttatttttaaataaataaattttaacatgggacttgaactcacaactctgagatcaagactcaagcagagatcaagagtcagatgcttaaacgactgagccacccaggtgccccatttatgtatgttatttttaagttctctcaGACTTACTAGTGCACTTGGGAGAGGATCAAACTAACAGATGTTACGTCAAGCTTACCTTCCCCTGGGTTCAGATTCAACTCCTCCTGATGTAAAGAATACCTTAGGCCCTTGGAGTACTCAAGTTTCACCAGGTAGGGCTTTCCGAATTGAGAGTTCCC of Mustela nigripes isolate SB6536 chromosome 1, MUSNIG.SB6536, whole genome shotgun sequence contains these proteins:
- the IL18 gene encoding interleukin-18, whose product is MATNPVEDNCINFVGMKFIDNTLYFVAENDDNLESDYFGKLEPRLSIIRNLNDQVLFVNEGNQPVFEDMPDSDCTENASHTVFIINMYKDSLTRGLAVTISVMCNRMSTLSCKNKTISFKEMRPPDSISDEGNDIIFFQRSVPGHDDKIQFESSLYQGHFLACKREKELFKLILKEKDGSGDKSVMFTVQNPTLDIKIAV